In the genome of Leptospira koniambonensis, one region contains:
- a CDS encoding trifunctional serine/threonine-protein kinase/ATP-binding protein/SpoIIE family protein phosphatase, giving the protein MSKDRVPYELGELLYEDSFSQTYRGKFGRTREPKIIRVQRPEGKETSSVYFLNEFELGKLVSDPGILKPEDMFENSDGICLVYENIPSKLLHQSLAGSISLETFLEIALAITENLAKLHSFGIVHNQISPRAFFYNPDTGETKLAWLGGASLLLSEKGSYAPLRYTFDILPYCSPENTGRLNRPVDFRSDAYSLGALFYRMISGTPPFETEDPLEMVHYHIARSPVSLVKKREDVPGAISTLVDKLLSKMPEERYFSLENLIHDLKSIKDSLKSKRKLSEFVPGVYERKVGFRDSPRIYDRDRERKEIESGIVNVTNGKRSVIFIGGKSGTGKTALVEDAITYLDIYSVVLLRGKFEEDKKEIPYYAFRQIMDDLLRRILQKKEEEIILLKNFIKETLGDNVEILTQFLPDLGKTLGIEIPIKTNKRQKDEKILFAVALRFLTLCFDRKNPAIILVDDLQWADSASLALLEFILNSEDWEGLLFVLTSRSEDADFFPNVTVKQGSSGLDLREIRLTPLNEHSVFKYVSDSIHVSAEDANRLAEVLVSKTGGNPLFLHQFLRSLYEEGCLSFDPKTAYHRVDWDRLLQRAVTDNVLDLFLDKVGKLPDETLEILRVGACIGAKFDLKDMYDFFKTRPGVLSRGIREAIREGIVFYRESGNMLFPALQYISQKKIEESGMYSSLSNVQFHFSHDRMIQSILDATDSAEKARIHNTLAKLLIEREKISGGSEQVLDIANHLLRSRELHTNGQENEDFFHYTILAGNSAKAGAAYESTYSFFSLLASQLKDSYWQKDRKNAIHILKSLAESAYYLSRKEEAEKIVSHLLSKLHSPSEKADVYLMQLEVMNVFNDLDSASKIGIKALQSLGIGFKEKPGFLAVFGEVLKMVFYSRGRSPEKLVNAKDSKDPYKTEALNILVNLLNYGKHMDMKVMAYIYLKLINLTLKEGNAPFSFFGYAGFGSILLSINGNFQQSMRYWTLAEKILKKFKSDELYGRFVFGRTILLDYFMYPFRSIVDYTEEAFHKCMQYGDYLWAAFALFSQNTNQLYSAENSISYREKIRENLERGSKLNYDILMIMLHSSDSYLDRLEGKSTETVRYKDSLYTDQEFESKVLESAGNGTANSWYATLFGSLAYLSGYYLEAERIFRKYHPDLEKSRIMFIYSEYRFYRSLGLLKLRKKKLKLTEKFFFRYSLYLFKLWSKIYPPSFQLFYFILAGLYEDYAGRKENASEFFDMAMQQVESEPNDFRKAVVYQHIAEWSIGQGRTSYGKFLMQNAVRLYGSWGAKSIVNLLRDEYGELLRPQGAPKRSVEKILADSMLSTSFSLDLRTVLKASQSISGVIELGELLRQLIRTIMENAAATRGFLILPQNKELFLMAGSDIEEPGFLPKPISLDEAGHLLPLEVVYFCFRSGQKVLISDAAKDSFYSVNPYIKRSKPKSLLCMPITKQGRTLCVLYLENRLTAGIFDEHRLEILEILSAQAAISLENAKLYEDITRMNSELERKVNERTEELARSLSIIRKDMLYSQKIQRSILPELKNIPGLRYSVNYLPMDEVGGDFYDICKLSNGRYRFFLADATGHGVQAALVTMAIKGEYESLKSSLEKPGEILSSLNNSILIKYKTLYFTGAICDVDLSEKKVYFASAGHISQFLVRSYQTEEMPKTGAILGFVKDYPYRTEEYKIESGDRIFLFSDGIYEQFDEDKLEYGEERFIHSIRANAQFEPQIQAERILSDLQNFISKSSIQDDITLLVLDID; this is encoded by the coding sequence TTGTCCAAAGACAGAGTTCCTTATGAATTGGGGGAATTGTTGTACGAGGACAGTTTTTCTCAAACGTATAGAGGAAAATTCGGTAGGACTAGAGAACCAAAGATCATTCGAGTACAAAGACCGGAGGGGAAGGAAACCTCTTCGGTGTATTTCTTGAATGAATTCGAATTGGGTAAGCTGGTTAGTGATCCTGGCATTCTTAAACCAGAAGATATGTTCGAAAATTCGGATGGTATCTGTTTGGTGTATGAAAATATTCCTTCTAAACTTTTACATCAAAGTTTGGCAGGATCGATTTCTCTGGAAACTTTTTTAGAGATAGCGTTAGCGATCACAGAGAATCTCGCAAAATTACATTCTTTTGGTATTGTTCATAACCAAATTTCTCCGCGTGCTTTTTTTTATAATCCTGATACGGGCGAAACAAAACTTGCCTGGTTAGGAGGAGCATCTCTTCTTCTTTCCGAAAAAGGAAGTTATGCACCTCTCAGATATACATTCGATATTCTACCATATTGTTCTCCCGAAAATACAGGAAGGCTAAATCGTCCTGTTGATTTTAGATCGGATGCTTATTCTTTAGGTGCATTGTTTTATAGGATGATCTCAGGAACTCCTCCGTTTGAAACGGAAGATCCTTTGGAGATGGTCCATTATCATATTGCAAGATCTCCTGTTTCTTTAGTGAAAAAGAGGGAAGATGTTCCTGGTGCGATCTCAACCTTGGTAGACAAATTACTTTCTAAGATGCCAGAAGAGAGATATTTTTCTTTAGAAAACTTGATACATGATCTAAAGAGTATTAAGGATTCTTTAAAGTCCAAACGTAAATTATCCGAGTTTGTCCCTGGTGTATATGAAAGAAAAGTAGGCTTTAGAGATTCTCCTAGGATCTATGATAGAGACAGAGAAAGAAAAGAGATAGAATCCGGGATAGTAAATGTAACTAACGGAAAAAGATCCGTCATATTCATTGGGGGCAAGTCTGGCACAGGTAAAACTGCCCTAGTAGAAGATGCGATCACTTATCTGGATATTTATTCAGTAGTTTTATTGCGCGGGAAGTTTGAAGAAGATAAAAAAGAGATCCCTTATTACGCATTTCGTCAGATCATGGATGATCTTTTAAGAAGGATACTCCAGAAAAAAGAAGAAGAGATCATTCTACTTAAGAATTTTATAAAGGAAACTCTAGGAGATAATGTAGAGATCCTAACCCAATTTTTGCCTGACCTGGGAAAAACTTTAGGGATCGAAATACCAATAAAAACTAATAAGAGGCAGAAGGATGAAAAGATCTTATTTGCAGTCGCTCTTAGATTTTTAACTCTTTGTTTTGATCGAAAAAATCCAGCAATTATACTTGTAGATGATCTACAATGGGCGGATTCCGCTTCTCTCGCATTACTAGAATTCATTTTAAACAGTGAAGATTGGGAAGGATTATTATTTGTTCTTACGAGTCGTTCAGAAGATGCAGACTTCTTTCCGAATGTAACTGTAAAACAAGGATCTTCAGGTTTAGATCTGAGAGAAATACGACTTACTCCTCTAAATGAACATAGCGTTTTTAAATATGTTTCAGATAGTATCCATGTTTCCGCAGAAGATGCAAATCGACTCGCAGAAGTCCTTGTTTCTAAAACGGGAGGTAATCCTTTATTTTTACATCAGTTCTTAAGATCTTTATATGAAGAAGGTTGCCTAAGTTTTGATCCAAAAACCGCTTATCATAGAGTTGATTGGGATAGGCTTTTACAAAGAGCAGTTACGGATAACGTTCTAGATCTATTTCTAGATAAGGTAGGAAAACTTCCAGACGAAACCCTGGAGATCCTGAGAGTAGGTGCCTGTATCGGTGCAAAATTCGATCTGAAAGATATGTACGATTTTTTCAAAACCCGGCCTGGAGTTTTGTCTAGAGGAATTCGAGAAGCAATCAGAGAAGGAATCGTATTTTATAGAGAATCTGGAAATATGCTTTTCCCGGCTCTACAATATATTTCTCAAAAAAAGATAGAAGAATCCGGAATGTATTCTTCTCTTTCAAATGTACAGTTCCATTTTTCGCATGATAGAATGATCCAAAGTATTTTGGATGCGACTGATTCCGCAGAAAAAGCGAGGATCCATAATACACTTGCAAAATTGCTAATAGAGCGTGAAAAAATTTCAGGAGGATCTGAACAAGTCTTAGATATTGCAAATCATCTTTTGCGATCTAGAGAATTGCATACTAACGGACAGGAGAATGAGGACTTCTTCCATTATACAATACTCGCAGGGAATTCTGCAAAAGCAGGAGCCGCATATGAGTCTACTTATTCTTTTTTTAGCCTACTTGCATCTCAACTCAAAGACTCTTATTGGCAGAAAGATAGAAAGAATGCGATTCATATCTTAAAATCTCTTGCAGAATCAGCATATTATTTATCTAGGAAGGAAGAAGCGGAGAAGATAGTATCTCATCTACTTTCCAAACTCCATAGCCCATCCGAAAAAGCAGACGTTTATCTAATGCAATTAGAAGTGATGAACGTTTTTAACGATTTGGATTCTGCCTCCAAAATTGGGATCAAAGCTTTACAATCACTTGGGATAGGTTTCAAGGAAAAGCCGGGATTTTTAGCAGTATTCGGCGAAGTCCTGAAGATGGTCTTCTACAGCAGAGGAAGATCTCCAGAAAAATTAGTAAATGCAAAAGATAGTAAAGACCCATATAAAACAGAAGCATTAAACATTTTAGTTAATCTTCTGAATTACGGAAAACATATGGATATGAAGGTGATGGCTTATATTTATTTAAAGCTTATCAACCTTACTTTAAAAGAAGGAAACGCACCATTTAGTTTCTTTGGTTATGCAGGATTTGGTTCTATTCTTCTTTCCATCAATGGAAATTTCCAGCAGTCCATGAGATATTGGACCTTAGCCGAAAAGATATTAAAAAAGTTTAAATCAGATGAACTATACGGAAGGTTTGTGTTCGGCCGGACAATTCTTCTGGATTATTTCATGTATCCTTTTCGGTCCATAGTGGATTATACGGAAGAAGCATTTCATAAATGTATGCAGTATGGAGATTATCTCTGGGCCGCATTTGCACTTTTTTCACAAAATACGAATCAATTATATTCTGCAGAGAACTCGATTTCATATAGAGAGAAGATCAGAGAAAATTTAGAAAGAGGTTCCAAGCTAAATTATGATATTCTGATGATCATGCTGCATTCTTCCGACTCTTATCTGGATCGTTTAGAAGGGAAATCTACCGAAACTGTCAGATATAAAGACAGTTTATATACAGATCAGGAATTTGAGTCCAAAGTTCTGGAATCCGCAGGGAATGGAACTGCTAATTCCTGGTATGCAACCTTATTTGGATCTCTTGCATATTTATCAGGTTATTATTTAGAAGCAGAGAGAATTTTCAGAAAATATCATCCTGATCTGGAAAAATCTAGGATCATGTTTATTTATTCTGAATATAGATTTTATAGATCTTTAGGTCTTTTAAAATTACGCAAAAAGAAGTTAAAATTAACTGAAAAGTTCTTTTTTAGGTATTCATTATATTTATTTAAACTTTGGTCAAAGATATACCCGCCCAGCTTCCAATTATTCTATTTTATATTAGCAGGGCTTTACGAAGATTACGCTGGAAGAAAAGAAAATGCATCTGAGTTCTTTGATATGGCGATGCAGCAAGTGGAATCAGAACCTAACGATTTTAGAAAAGCTGTGGTATATCAACATATCGCAGAATGGAGTATAGGGCAGGGTCGGACCTCCTACGGAAAGTTTTTAATGCAAAATGCGGTTCGACTTTATGGATCTTGGGGAGCCAAATCTATTGTGAACTTACTCAGAGACGAATACGGAGAATTGCTCCGCCCTCAAGGGGCGCCAAAACGTTCTGTAGAAAAGATCCTAGCAGATTCTATGCTTTCCACATCTTTTAGTTTGGATTTAAGAACTGTGCTTAAGGCTTCTCAGAGTATTTCGGGAGTGATCGAATTAGGAGAATTACTCAGGCAGCTTATTCGGACCATCATGGAGAATGCGGCTGCTACTAGAGGATTTTTGATCCTTCCTCAAAACAAAGAACTGTTTTTGATGGCAGGTTCAGATATAGAAGAGCCAGGATTTTTGCCTAAGCCTATCTCACTCGACGAAGCGGGACATCTTCTTCCATTAGAAGTAGTATATTTCTGTTTTCGTTCTGGGCAGAAGGTTTTGATCTCAGATGCAGCAAAGGATTCTTTTTATTCTGTAAATCCTTATATTAAAAGAAGTAAACCTAAGTCTTTACTATGTATGCCGATCACAAAACAAGGAAGAACATTATGTGTTCTTTATTTAGAAAATCGACTTACAGCTGGAATTTTCGACGAACATAGATTAGAAATTCTGGAAATACTTTCTGCTCAGGCAGCAATTTCATTAGAGAATGCAAAATTATACGAAGACATTACTCGTATGAACTCTGAATTAGAAAGAAAAGTAAATGAAAGAACTGAAGAATTAGCCAGATCTCTTTCTATTATCCGAAAGGATATGTTATATTCTCAAAAGATCCAGAGAAGTATCCTTCCCGAGCTGAAAAATATTCCTGGCCTTAGATATTCTGTAAATTATCTGCCGATGGACGAAGTAGGAGGGGACTTCTACGATATATGCAAATTAAGTAATGGAAGATATAGATTTTTCTTGGCAGATGCTACTGGTCACGGAGTCCAAGCGGCGCTCGTTACGATGGCAATCAAAGGAGAATATGAAAGTCTAAAATCTTCTCTGGAAAAACCAGGAGAAATACTCTCCAGCTTGAATAATTCTATTTTAATTAAATATAAAACACTCTATTTCACTGGTGCGATCTGTGATGTGGATCTATCCGAGAAAAAAGTATATTTTGCATCCGCCGGTCATATCTCTCAATTTTTAGTACGCTCTTATCAAACAGAAGAGATGCCTAAGACCGGTGCTATCTTAGGATTTGTAAAAGATTATCCATACAGAACTGAGGAATACAAAATAGAATCGGGAGATAGAATATTCCTATTTTCAGATGGGATCTACGAACAATTTGATGAGGACAAATTAGAATACGGAGAAGAAAGATTTATCCATTCTATCCGCGCAAATGCTCAGTTCGAACCTCAGATCCAAGCAGAAAGAATACTTTCCGATCTGCAAAATTTTATTTCTAAAAGTTCGATCCAAGATGATATCACTCTTTTGGTATTGGATATAGATTGA
- a CDS encoding oxygenase MpaB family protein, translated as MNSSELRALRKVTDPLADEIVTKYFTESAFDREKTMLFFDALSKNSDPIPAGLPDYLEKYFYETEDLPPWADKNKIAKGEQLFSTYGPQILMMLCVKSLPMAYSCGDGAQVLYKTGRLIEQNGVIDGVNRRLMETTQFVISVAQENGLGPQGKGIRTAQKVRLMHASIRYFLGKGKDWDPAWGQPINQEDMAGTLQSFSSLVIEGLGQSSLKLSPEEKDAYIHLWRVAGHFIGVKPELCPEGYDAAHSLGESIFSDQQKPSDAGKILAKSLLDFMEYMLPGNLFDNLPLFFLQTYMGQKTSEVLGLGWPPKNPLGYFMERIFKDIDSHVDDDEGFGKLVAYFASKLLFSMDHFYYGGKKARFWIPPSLRENWRL; from the coding sequence ATGAATTCGAGTGAGTTACGTGCATTACGAAAAGTTACTGATCCATTGGCGGATGAAATAGTCACAAAATATTTTACCGAATCCGCTTTTGATAGAGAAAAAACGATGCTCTTTTTCGATGCGCTTTCTAAGAACTCAGATCCAATTCCTGCCGGTCTACCTGATTATCTTGAAAAATATTTTTATGAAACTGAAGATCTTCCTCCTTGGGCAGATAAGAACAAGATCGCAAAAGGGGAGCAGTTATTTTCCACTTATGGTCCCCAGATCTTAATGATGCTTTGTGTTAAGTCTCTTCCCATGGCATATTCTTGCGGAGATGGAGCACAGGTACTTTACAAAACTGGAAGATTAATAGAACAGAATGGTGTAATAGACGGAGTCAATCGAAGGTTGATGGAAACAACTCAGTTTGTAATCTCTGTTGCTCAGGAAAATGGACTGGGGCCTCAAGGTAAAGGAATACGCACTGCTCAAAAAGTAAGACTGATGCATGCATCTATACGTTATTTTCTGGGGAAGGGAAAAGATTGGGATCCTGCTTGGGGACAACCAATTAACCAAGAAGATATGGCAGGCACTCTACAATCTTTTTCCAGTTTAGTGATCGAAGGTCTTGGCCAATCTTCTCTAAAACTAAGTCCGGAAGAAAAAGACGCATACATTCATCTTTGGAGAGTAGCGGGACATTTTATAGGAGTAAAACCTGAACTTTGCCCGGAAGGATATGATGCTGCACATTCTTTAGGTGAGTCCATATTTAGCGACCAACAAAAGCCATCGGATGCCGGCAAGATACTTGCAAAATCTCTGTTGGACTTTATGGAGTATATGCTTCCTGGAAATTTATTTGATAATCTTCCATTATTTTTTCTGCAAACATATATGGGACAAAAAACGAGTGAGGTGCTTGGGTTAGGATGGCCCCCTAAAAATCCTTTGGGTTATTTTATGGAAAGGATCTTTAAGGATATAGACTCACATGTAGATGATGATGAAGGGTTCGGAAAGTTAGTCGCTTATTTTGCTTCCAAACTTCTTTTTTCTATGGATCATTTTTATTACGGCGGAAAAAAAGCAAGATTCTGGATCCCGCCTTCATTAAGAGAGAATTGGAGACTATAA
- a CDS encoding OmpP1/FadL family transporter, translated as MLFGSRVRKKFSLFFLAIISFLAPKLEAVGLFQPSHNARYGAMGGVNLAIGGSPMDIGTNPANLSLKNRKELEFGVSLPYIRTVYKDKFSDPDPNYSYENSESYNVLAPLPYFAIRIPINEKWTYGGGIYIPGGGNGEVSGLTRITPNGQSLNDWSGMKLPSPIGDSRRIQESYSSTFYLVKSTHALSYKIGGLSIALGVEGIYSRQIAYQKFHDITGNIEVPGQGFDYKSKNAYALGGIFGTTYQITETLKIAYSYQTSAKIPLDGSMQVGSYPSRTGVSAVFAVPERHGLGFSYGTETFKIGVDALYYNYASYTSTYKQTLAAPVFPTAFGQTNVIPQNLAYHDSWALGIGGEWTLNDWTYRLGARHNSGVLRSEGTNALQAGIMVQDLVSGGFGYSTGKWKFDFTLLYYLPVRVYNGGSADWNFNHAVFSKDDIRVAEFKHSLRSDIPAILFGASYSFD; from the coding sequence ATGCTTTTTGGATCTAGAGTTCGTAAAAAATTCTCCCTATTTTTCTTGGCTATAATTTCTTTCCTAGCTCCTAAGTTAGAGGCTGTTGGACTTTTTCAGCCTTCTCATAATGCAAGATATGGTGCTATGGGAGGAGTAAATTTAGCAATCGGGGGATCTCCTATGGATATAGGGACGAATCCGGCTAACTTAAGTCTCAAAAACCGAAAAGAGTTGGAGTTCGGAGTTTCTTTACCGTACATCCGTACAGTATACAAAGACAAGTTCTCAGATCCGGACCCAAATTATTCTTACGAAAACTCAGAATCCTATAACGTGCTCGCACCACTTCCCTATTTTGCGATCCGAATTCCAATCAACGAAAAATGGACTTACGGCGGAGGGATTTACATACCAGGCGGCGGAAATGGAGAAGTTTCCGGACTCACAAGGATCACACCTAACGGCCAAAGTTTGAACGATTGGTCAGGGATGAAACTACCGAGCCCGATAGGAGATTCCAGAAGAATACAGGAAAGTTACTCTTCTACTTTTTATCTGGTTAAATCCACTCACGCGCTCTCATACAAAATTGGCGGACTTTCTATAGCGTTAGGAGTCGAAGGAATTTATTCCAGACAGATCGCTTACCAAAAGTTTCATGATATTACAGGAAATATTGAAGTTCCCGGTCAAGGTTTTGATTATAAAAGTAAAAACGCATACGCACTCGGCGGTATCTTCGGAACTACTTACCAGATCACTGAAACATTAAAAATTGCTTATTCTTACCAAACTTCTGCAAAAATTCCTTTGGATGGAAGTATGCAAGTTGGCTCTTATCCGAGCCGCACTGGAGTTTCCGCAGTATTTGCGGTTCCAGAAAGACATGGTTTAGGTTTTTCTTATGGAACAGAAACGTTCAAGATCGGAGTAGACGCATTATATTATAATTATGCTTCTTACACTTCTACTTATAAACAAACATTAGCGGCTCCAGTGTTCCCAACTGCATTCGGACAAACAAATGTGATCCCTCAAAATTTAGCTTATCATGATTCATGGGCATTAGGAATCGGAGGAGAATGGACCCTAAACGATTGGACTTACAGATTAGGTGCAAGGCATAACTCTGGAGTTTTAAGATCAGAAGGAACGAATGCGCTCCAAGCGGGAATCATGGTCCAAGATCTTGTCTCTGGAGGATTCGGGTATTCAACCGGAAAATGGAAATTTGATTTTACTCTTCTATATTATCTTCCGGTAAGAGTTTATAATGGTGGTTCTGCTGATTGGAACTTCAACCATGCAGTATTTTCAAAAGATGATATCCGAGTTGCGGAATTCAAACATTCATTAAGATCGGATATCCCTGCGATATTATTTGGAGCCAGCTATTCTTTTGATTAA
- a CDS encoding haloalkane dehalogenase: MQTYLETPSECFSNLKDYPFSPNYISAGEFKMHYVDEGPKNAKETVLLLHGEPSWSYLYRKMIPPLSEKGYRVIAPDLIGFGKSDKPIDLKIYTYKNQVDWLKNFIIGLDLKNITLFCQDWGGLLGLRAVAELDSRFARVCAANTFLPTGDIPPKEDFFKWLRFSQEVSKLPVGKIIQNGCVSKLGPDIIHAYDSPYPDESYKAGARKFPTLVPISPDNPETERNRQAWMFYKNFKKPFITMFSDSDPITKGGDIFFRRTIPGAKGQKHTVIQGAGHFLQEEKGELLAELLSEFIQNNP; the protein is encoded by the coding sequence ATGCAAACTTATTTAGAAACTCCTTCCGAATGTTTTTCTAATCTAAAGGATTATCCTTTTTCTCCTAATTATATTTCAGCTGGGGAATTCAAAATGCATTATGTGGACGAAGGTCCTAAAAATGCAAAGGAAACAGTTTTATTATTACATGGAGAACCTAGTTGGTCTTATCTTTATAGAAAGATGATCCCACCTTTATCAGAAAAAGGTTATAGAGTGATAGCACCAGATCTGATCGGTTTTGGAAAATCGGATAAGCCTATAGATCTGAAAATTTATACATATAAGAATCAGGTAGACTGGCTGAAAAATTTTATTATAGGTCTGGACTTAAAGAATATCACACTCTTTTGCCAAGATTGGGGAGGGCTTTTAGGATTAAGAGCGGTAGCAGAATTGGATTCTAGATTCGCAAGAGTATGTGCTGCGAATACTTTTTTGCCTACAGGAGATATTCCGCCTAAGGAAGATTTTTTTAAATGGCTTCGTTTTTCCCAAGAGGTGAGTAAACTCCCAGTTGGAAAGATCATCCAAAATGGATGCGTAAGTAAATTAGGCCCAGATATTATTCATGCTTATGATTCTCCTTATCCGGATGAATCTTATAAAGCTGGCGCAAGGAAATTTCCGACCCTTGTTCCAATCTCTCCTGATAATCCTGAAACAGAACGAAATCGTCAGGCTTGGATGTTTTATAAAAATTTTAAAAAACCTTTTATTACTATGTTTAGTGATTCAGATCCAATTACAAAAGGTGGAGATATATTTTTTAGAAGGACTATTCCTGGTGCAAAGGGACAAAAACATACAGTAATCCAAGGAGCTGGGCATTTTCTTCAAGAAGAGAAGGGTGAACTACTTGCAGAACTTCTTTCTGAATTTATCCAAAATAATCCTTAG
- a CDS encoding MBL fold metallo-hydrolase, whose translation MFGKKAQNITIYTSFVLFGLFLLVLCQTACLSSFGANPSGARLEKMKTSKMFHDGKFENDPFVPELRAGTYLAVLKRQFFGSEVRTPPSPIPVQKPDLKTFSDPITPGLRAIWFGHSSVLVEIDGIRIFTDPVFSAKVSPFESIGPGRLFPLPLELSELPNIDAVVISHDHYDHLDMVTAQFLAKKGTKYFVPLGIGAHLESWGIPENQIIELDWWEKGSIKNIEIICTPAVHYSGRGLFNRKSTLWSSWSLIGPKHKFFHSGDTGYSPHFTEIGKKFGPFDLTSIKVGAYDWTWEGIHMNPESAVQAHLDLKGKTMLPVHWATFNLAIHSWDEPILRTKQGADQNGVRLATPKPGEWLDLQKDQISETWWEKVK comes from the coding sequence ATGTTCGGAAAAAAAGCACAGAATATTACTATTTATACTTCTTTCGTTCTATTCGGTTTATTCTTATTGGTTTTATGCCAAACAGCTTGTTTGAGTTCCTTCGGAGCAAATCCAAGCGGTGCAAGATTAGAAAAAATGAAAACTTCCAAGATGTTTCACGATGGAAAATTTGAAAATGATCCTTTCGTCCCTGAACTTCGCGCCGGCACTTATCTTGCAGTTTTAAAAAGACAATTTTTCGGTTCTGAAGTAAGAACTCCTCCTTCTCCTATTCCTGTTCAAAAACCAGATCTAAAAACTTTTTCAGATCCGATAACGCCAGGATTAAGAGCAATCTGGTTCGGGCATTCTTCTGTTTTGGTAGAAATAGACGGGATACGAATCTTTACTGATCCTGTATTTTCAGCGAAAGTTTCTCCTTTTGAAAGTATAGGGCCAGGCAGACTGTTTCCTCTGCCATTAGAACTATCAGAACTTCCTAATATAGATGCAGTCGTAATCTCTCATGATCATTACGATCATCTCGATATGGTAACTGCTCAATTTTTAGCGAAGAAGGGCACAAAATATTTTGTGCCTCTTGGCATCGGCGCTCATTTAGAATCCTGGGGAATTCCTGAAAATCAAATTATAGAGTTGGATTGGTGGGAAAAAGGAAGTATTAAGAATATTGAAATTATCTGCACTCCTGCAGTTCATTATTCAGGAAGAGGTTTATTCAATCGAAAATCGACTCTCTGGTCTTCTTGGAGTTTGATAGGACCTAAACATAAATTTTTCCATAGTGGAGATACAGGCTATTCTCCCCATTTTACTGAGATCGGTAAAAAATTTGGCCCCTTCGATCTGACTTCAATCAAAGTGGGAGCATACGATTGGACCTGGGAAGGGATCCATATGAATCCTGAATCTGCCGTACAAGCTCATTTGGATCTGAAAGGAAAAACAATGCTCCCAGTACATTGGGCAACTTTCAATCTTGCGATTCACTCTTGGGATGAACCAATCTTGAGAACAAAACAAGGAGCGGATCAAAACGGCGTTCGTCTGGCCACTCCTAAACCGGGGGAATGGTTAGATTTGCAAAAAGATCAAATTTCGGAGACTTGGTGGGAGAAGGTAAAGTAA
- a CDS encoding enoyl-CoA hydratase/isomerase family protein encodes MDYKHLSLENRDGLLIVLLNRPESNNALNIRIRDELETVFSGAKKDPKIRGILLGANGKNFCSGYDLEEVVETKLESFKHRILEYHYELYSFPKPLVCVIKGFCSAGGFDLALSGDYILAEKKTFLFRPEIRFGGPPLITTLARKVGPTKALSITLLGDPLRSQNALELGIIDEIVTEGDPIAKGLKVLEKLSQWNPKLIRAEKEISNNFFQGNLYENLKKEFDLFKEFLEDPNFLKIVSEYAKSIKQKA; translated from the coding sequence ATGGATTATAAACATCTGAGTCTAGAGAATCGAGATGGATTACTGATCGTACTTTTAAACCGTCCAGAATCCAATAATGCATTGAATATAAGGATTAGAGACGAATTAGAAACTGTTTTTTCAGGAGCTAAAAAAGATCCTAAGATCAGAGGAATACTTTTAGGAGCGAACGGCAAAAACTTCTGCAGCGGTTACGACTTAGAAGAAGTAGTCGAAACAAAACTAGAATCATTCAAACATCGTATTTTAGAATATCATTATGAACTTTATTCTTTTCCAAAACCTTTAGTCTGCGTTATAAAAGGTTTTTGTTCTGCCGGAGGTTTTGATCTCGCACTTTCAGGAGATTATATTCTTGCGGAAAAGAAAACATTCTTATTCCGACCAGAAATTCGTTTTGGAGGACCTCCATTGATCACCACTCTGGCTCGCAAAGTAGGACCCACAAAAGCATTATCTATAACATTACTAGGAGATCCACTTCGTTCCCAAAACGCATTAGAATTAGGGATCATAGACGAAATCGTTACAGAAGGTGATCCAATTGCGAAAGGTTTAAAAGTATTGGAAAAACTTTCTCAATGGAATCCAAAACTTATTAGAGCAGAAAAAGAGATCTCAAATAATTTTTTTCAAGGGAACCTTTATGAAAATCTAAAAAAAGAATTCGATCTATTTAAAGAATTTTTAGAAGATCCGAATTTTTTAAAAATCGTTTCAGAATATGCGAAATCTATAAAGCAGAAAGCCTAA